In Planctomycetota bacterium, the following proteins share a genomic window:
- a CDS encoding PEP-CTERM sorting domain-containing protein (PEP-CTERM proteins occur, often in large numbers, in the proteomes of bacteria that also encode an exosortase, a predicted intramembrane cysteine proteinase. The presence of a PEP-CTERM domain at a protein's C-terminus predicts cleavage within the sorting domain, followed by covalent anchoring to some some component of the (usually Gram-negative) cell surface. Many PEP-CTERM proteins exhibit an unusual sequence composition that includes large numbers of potential glycosylation sites. Expression of one such protein has been shown restore the ability of a bacterium to form floc, a type of biofilm.), whose amino-acid sequence MIRPLTIATAATLATAGIASAAVDETVASVSPLNLTVSAQIDRGIVPRTTPVEDFEAGFPAGGVGAVADVNGWSLGSAWGIETPGLGGSDFAIQLANPNPLSAGSTVISPAGATGFGISTFDVRIDDLPTSPDTFGIEFGNNVTTTIATRFVFQSDNTIDVLQVVGGGGAFVEEIITFADGEEFQLGTEVLADGTLNVYKDGSLVFSGEEINFALSGVAQSADSVVGALFLTGTGADIVGGFDGTFDNFGNTLVPEPTSAALLALGGLTALRRRRA is encoded by the coding sequence ATGATTCGTCCCCTGACTATCGCCACCGCCGCGACGCTCGCAACGGCCGGCATCGCCTCTGCAGCTGTCGATGAGACGGTCGCTTCCGTTTCGCCTTTGAACCTCACCGTTTCGGCTCAGATCGACCGCGGCATTGTCCCGCGTACGACCCCGGTCGAGGACTTCGAAGCCGGCTTCCCGGCCGGCGGGGTCGGAGCAGTGGCCGACGTTAACGGCTGGAGCCTCGGCAGCGCCTGGGGCATCGAGACCCCTGGCCTCGGTGGAAGTGACTTTGCGATCCAGCTCGCGAACCCCAATCCGCTATCGGCTGGCAGCACGGTCATCAGCCCGGCTGGCGCAACCGGTTTCGGCATCAGCACCTTCGACGTGCGAATCGATGATCTTCCGACGAGCCCCGACACGTTCGGAATCGAGTTCGGCAACAACGTCACCACGACGATCGCAACACGTTTCGTGTTCCAGAGCGACAACACGATTGACGTCCTGCAAGTTGTCGGTGGCGGTGGTGCATTCGTCGAAGAGATCATCACCTTCGCCGATGGCGAGGAGTTCCAGCTTGGCACCGAGGTGCTCGCTGACGGCACGCTCAACGTCTACAAGGACGGCAGCCTGGTCTTCAGCGGTGAGGAGATTAACTTTGCCCTCAGTGGCGTCGCCCAGTCGGCCGATTCGGTCGTCGGGGCTCTCTTCCTGACCGGTACCGGTGCCGACATTGTCGGTGGCTTCGACGGCACGTTCGACAACTTCGGCAACACGCTCGTTCCGGAGCCCACCAGTGCGGCACTGCTCGCCCTGGGTGGCCTGACGGCGCTGCGTCGTCGTCGCGCTTGA
- the rimK gene encoding 30S ribosomal protein S6--L-glutamate ligase, translating to MKLCILSRSPKAYSTRRLREAAVERGHDVKVLDHMRFAIEVEPRRPSLSYRGKPLSSYDAVIPRIGASVTFYGTAVVRHFEQMGVYCLNPSAAISVSRDKLRSLQILARHDIGLPPTSFVYQRGDILGAIERVGGAPVIIKLLEGTQGVGVILAETAKIAEAIVEAFSGLRQNVLIQKFVAESKGKDVRAFVVGDKVVAAMRRSAVGTEFRSNVHRGGTTQAIELPDDYKRTAVHAAQVLGLRVAGVDMLEAAGGPEVMEVNSSPGLEGIEGATGLDIAGEVIAEVERQVKFPDVDIRQRLTLKSGYTVAEVPVPPGSELIDKTLADTGLRDRDVLVLSIMRQGLTIPNPRGSREILEGDTLVCFGKQMTLETLVPTPKPKKKKKVSA from the coding sequence CCCCAAGGCCTACAGCACCCGACGCCTCCGCGAGGCGGCCGTCGAGCGCGGGCACGACGTCAAGGTGCTCGACCACATGCGGTTCGCCATCGAAGTCGAGCCACGCAGGCCGAGCCTCAGCTACCGCGGGAAGCCGCTCAGCAGCTACGACGCGGTCATTCCTCGCATCGGCGCAAGCGTCACCTTCTACGGCACGGCCGTCGTGCGCCACTTCGAGCAGATGGGCGTCTACTGCCTCAACCCGTCGGCCGCCATCAGCGTCAGCCGTGACAAGCTGCGGTCGCTGCAAATCCTCGCCCGCCACGACATCGGCCTGCCGCCGACGAGCTTCGTCTACCAACGCGGCGACATCCTCGGCGCCATCGAACGCGTCGGCGGGGCACCGGTCATCATCAAGCTCCTCGAAGGCACGCAGGGTGTCGGCGTCATCCTGGCTGAGACGGCGAAGATCGCAGAGGCCATCGTCGAGGCGTTCAGCGGGCTTCGGCAGAACGTGCTGATCCAAAAGTTCGTTGCCGAGAGCAAGGGGAAGGACGTCCGCGCCTTCGTCGTCGGCGACAAGGTCGTGGCGGCCATGCGCCGCAGTGCCGTCGGGACCGAGTTCCGCAGCAACGTCCACCGCGGCGGCACGACACAGGCGATCGAACTGCCCGACGATTACAAGCGGACCGCCGTGCACGCGGCTCAGGTGCTGGGGCTTCGAGTCGCTGGCGTCGACATGCTCGAAGCCGCAGGCGGCCCGGAGGTGATGGAAGTCAACTCCAGCCCCGGCCTCGAAGGCATCGAAGGCGCGACCGGCCTCGACATCGCCGGCGAGGTGATCGCCGAGGTCGAGCGGCAGGTGAAGTTCCCCGACGTCGACATTCGCCAGCGGCTCACCCTCAAGAGTGGCTACACGGTTGCAGAGGTGCCCGTTCCACCCGGCAGCGAGCTGATCGACAAGACACTCGCTGACACGGGCCTGCGTGATCGGGATGTGTTGGTCCTGTCGATCATGCGGCAAGGGCTGACGATCCCGAACCCACGTGGCAGCCGGGAGATTCTCGAAGGCGACACGCTGGTCTGCTTCGGAAAGCAGATGACGCTCGAAACGCTCGTCCCCACGCCGAAGCCGAAGAAGAAGAAAAAGGTGTCCGCATAG